Proteins found in one Triticum urartu cultivar G1812 chromosome 4, Tu2.1, whole genome shotgun sequence genomic segment:
- the LOC125553901 gene encoding uncharacterized protein LOC125553901 encodes MAQPHPSSSSSAQPPSSPWVILGSIPRVSALADAGDVSVELAAPPRVSILTVPPRVFPGPPTPRNFPFVLAADPSGLLLLQANLHCAPTREVIRRPGLQELSWKFATSRYFVLDATTGSAFHLPYPEATIMHQALLGLLVSPRGGGHYMVAELQPIIGLDEATLLCFSTEVGEWIEKTVHYPLPPRPLAPICVVSHHGRLWWVDLSWGVITCDPFADEPVLGFVPFPPGRVLECREGWGVADKFRYVGVSGGKLRFVDMYMGKRAGVGGSGTHTPTPTVSVWTLGDPDSREWTLEQEVGFTEIWADESYKAAGLPEKVPIVALIHTKNPDVVYFFLEEHLFGVDMRARKVVECQVYGLVAPPSIRLASRFVRAWELPRALSSSGEWSNGIDLAESANARPYQPTPGDYHLVGDTRQTFIG; translated from the exons ATGGCGCAGCCGCATCCGTCCTCGTCGTCCTCCGCGCAGCCGCCCTCCTCGCCGTGGGTCATCCTAGGCAGCATCCCGCGCGTCTCCGCACTGGCGGACGCAGGAGACGTCTCCGTCGAGCTGGCGGCGCCGCCGCGCGTCTCGATCCTCACCGTCCCCCCGCGCGTCTTCCCGGGCCCCCCTACGCCCCGCAACTTCCCCTTCGTCCTCGCCGCCGACCCCTCcggccttctcctcctccaggccaACCTGCACTGCGCCCCGACCCGTGAGGTCATCCGTCGCCCCGGCCTCCAGGAACTCTCCTGGAAATTCGCTACTTCTCGCTACTTCGTGCTCGACGCCACCACCGGCTCGGCGTTCCACCTCCCCTACCCTGAGGCCACCATCATGCACCAGGCCCTCCTCGGCCTTCTCGTCTCCCCCAGGGGAGGCGGCCACTACATGGTCGCGGAGCTCCAGCCCATCATCGGCTTGGACGAAGCCACGCTCCTTTGCTTCTCCACAGAGGTTGGGGAGTGGATCGAGAAGACCGTCCATTACCCGCTCCCGCCACGCCCGCTGGCTCCCATCTGCGTGGTTTCGCACCACGGGAGGCTCTGGTGGGTGGACCTCTCATGGGGCGTCATCACCTGCGACCCCTTCGCCGACGAGCCGGTCCTGGGCTTCGTTCCGTTCCCGCCGGGAAGGGTCCTGGAGTGCAGGGAAGgttggggtgtcgccgacaagtTCCGTTACGTGGGGGTGAGCGGCGGCAAGCTGCGTTTCGTCGACATGTACATGGGCAAGCGTGCTGGTGTTGGTGGCAGCGGCACGCACACTCCCACTCCCACGGTAAGCGTGTGGACGCTGggcgatccagactccagggagTGGACGCTGGAGCAGGAGGTGGGCTTTACAGAGATCTGGGCCGATGAGAGCTACAAGGCGGCCGGGCTGCCGGAGAAGGTCCCCATCGTCGCGCTCATTCACACCAAGAACCCCGATGTGGTCTACTTCTTCCTCGAGGAGCACCTCTTTGGTGTTGACATGCGTGCTCGCAAGGTGGTGGAGTGCCAGGTGTATGGTCTTGTTGCGCCTCCGAGCATCCGCCTGGCCAGCCGCTTCGTTCGGGCTTGGGAGCTGCCACGGGCGCTCTCCTCCTCAG GCGAGTGGTCTAATGGCATCGACTTGGCTGAGAGCGCTAATGCACGCCCATACCAGCCCACGCCAGGGGACTACCACTTGGTGGGGGACACCAGGCAGACATTCATAGGTTGA